GTTCTACGTCgacagggcccgaccccgcgcatacctcagccgccgttgggccgTCCGAATCACCAGGAtggaccaaggggtgaggggctacgtggccagttaggctcctgagtcgcgatgctcaggagtcccccttgacgcgcaaacagcctGCGGGAAGGAGACGCTAAAGTAGGCCTTAgggttctacgtcggcagggctcgaccccgcgcatacctcagccgctgTTGGGCCGTCGGAttaccaggacggaccaaggggtgaggggctacgtggccagttaggctcctgagtcgcgatgctcagcagtcccccttgacgctcaaacagACCTTCATACCTGTCCTCGCCGAGGTCCCGCTCGGGAGTGGTGCGCaacgaccaggtccgagggacctggcagtGCAGCGTACGCTAGGCAAGGcctgagcgtagcccccgtgcccagccccctcgcgtgactctcccgaggggaaagcgttgcggtgaggctggacactgagccgggtggctccctgaggttggtacggccatggggccgtcctcagttgtttatcaccagcgcagagcgtagcgcttccgcacttgcacgagcatagccgctcctcgaccgtgtcgactgccagcacagagcatggtgcttccactggtgcatgggtgagggctccctctggAGCCCCCGGGGCATGTATAGCCCCgctgcacggcagggctagacgaggtgtgtctgggcactcgtgagccagtgcgggactcacgaggccctacctcaaggcgggttgcgcctggtcttggttcttgataGCTTCAGTGGTCCTTCGAGATGGTCAGGCAACCTGCACCGGACGAATTTCCCGAGGCGATCCCATGAGAAGGCCAGACACCAATGACCCCAGgaacaggaggtgacgtgaacggggctggcccgccagacagagctcagtcgttgggtttatcgacgttgcagggacggaaccgagcacagacgccgtgcctagcctACTCATGCGAGGAATCCTAAAGAAAGATAACCGGCGCACGGCTCCCGTGGTAACGAGGGCGGTCGCGGGTGAGGTATCGAAGTACCAGataagcaggtgataaccatagaatgactcaagcaaagaggcaggttagcttagatagatgcaagaacgatcATGCCGCTGGGACTGACCCGAGCGGCATGGGGAagatgcagcccaaggggcgctcccagcagagtaagctaaagatgcaaaaggatacatgtcgcagggacagacccgtgcgacttggggataatgctgcccgaggggcgcccccaactaaATGAACTGGAAAGAGTCACCTGATAACACCGCTGGAGTGATGTTCGAGTAGCCGAAGATGCATGCCGAAGAGTCGTtcctcacgagccgccagggtcctgagcctcgggaggctccgcGGGCCCTGGTGTCTCCTGGAGAACCGTCGCAATCTCCTCCAAGATGGCCTGATGCAtggcctcctgagccaccaggatgctccgcagatggcactggaaggtgacagccgcgttcggcaagccgaatggcatgcaaacgtagctgtgaggtggaccctcgcaccgtccaaagcgcgaaggccagaaacgtccctgagatgcggctctgttaatccctggaatgtcgacgcagacgcgcagcccgccatcctcgccaggatggggagctgcgccaggtggtgggcggcggtcgccacgtatggtccttgcttcttgaagctcctggatcgccttggtgatgaactctcGAGCACCAGGAGCTCCATGCCTCGTGCCCTCTTGACGGAAACGTGCAGCAAAGCACGCTTCCACGttgtgcccgagcgcctccctcgtgacgttggctaggtttgaggccctccagaagagagcccccgagcccagcctgaggcgggcaccgggcgcgccttcctatgcaagggagGGAGGTGCCCCAGCTGCGGGCGCAGGTCCCGAGGTTGTGTCCTTGGAGACACCACTCTCCTTAGGCGCTGGGTGGAGTAGCTGCTttttcttcttggggatggcctcaggagggtacgtGGTGCCTTCATTGTCGGGGTCTTCGACTGTTGTAGCCTGGTAGGCACGCTCGacggagcacaccgcatctctttcttcacatgggaccgtgatgatgccgccgctccctggcatcttgaggacgttgtagccatggtgggttactgccatgaacttggcgaaggctggatacccaaggatggcgttgtacggcaggcggatgtgggcgacgtcgaagtcgatgagctcggtgcggtagttgtcacgctggccgaaggtgacagggaggcggacctgccctatcggggtggtggagccgtcggtcactcctgagaagggcttggtaggttgcagctgatcatatggcacttgaaggttgtcaaacgtctcgacggacaggacattgagccctgcgccgccgtcgatgagggtattggtgacttggacgttgctgatgactggtgagcAGAGCATTGGGAGGGCACTGGCTGTTGccacgcacttgagctggtctgatgagctgaaggtgatggcgcacttggaccacctgagcgggtgcgtggcttcgagcctgggaagggccgcgttcacctcacgagcaaactgcttgaagatacgctgagaggctAGGGCTTGAgcaccacccaagatgcaggcgatggcgcgaggctcttggaagccaccagccccctcgtcctgatgatggtcgtcgttcctccttggcggtggcggcaacgGAGGGAGCCCaacgaggctggtctctccaggcgccctcgcgaggtggGTCCTGCCAACAGTCCTCCcgaggccggtcacgccactcctggcgggggccgcggtcgtcccagcgttccccgcttcgtcctcctcctcctcggccgtagccccagtcgttgcgctcggggcgtggACCGAAACGCCcatcgcggatggccctgagctcctgacagtcgctggtgttgtggctgtgaacgttgtggaaggcgcagaacgggcggttggccttggacgactcggggtggtcgcggccgcgcttcatctctggctcTTCCGCGAGCACGGCAGCCCCCTTGCGTTTCACGTCCTTgatcttggccttcttttcctcCTGGTCGGCAGCGGGGAGcttgaggagggaaaggcgcccttccttagctctcgcgcacttggtcgccatgttaaACATCTCCAAGGctgtgcatagctcctcgtggatggcgagctcttccttcatcttgacgtcgcggacgccgtcggagaacgcggagatgatggcttcgtccgtcaccttggggaccTTGAGGCGAACgatgttgaagcgctggatgtacttctgcagagtttcccctggctgctgatTGATGCGCCGTAAGttacccgcggccggcgggcggtcacgagtgccctggaagttggcgacgaaacgctcACGCATCTCGCCCcgggaggagatcgatcccgcgagcaggttcaggagccatgagcacgcgccatccttgagggccatagggaaccaattcgccatgaccttctcatcgccgttggccgcctcgatgcttagctcgtagagctgcaggaactccgcggggtcgggggtgccgtcgtagcgcggaggcaggtccgACTTGAACTTGTCGGGCCAGACGACGCTCCacagctcgggagtgaaggcatGGCAACCAGCTGTGGTCATCGGAGCCCGTCGCGGAGGCGGAGCCTGGTCTTGATACCCACGCGCCGCCGcggcaggcggcacgcggtcttggcGCTGTGGTGCTGCGAGCGcgggagcgttttcttgcggccgagggacttcttggcagcttccttcttcatgcGCGGGCGCCCGGCGTGGAGGGTCACGCCGCGGGACCGCGCGTCTTGGTGCGAGGGCAGCATCttgatgcggaggtggtggaggcgctccgtgggcGACGTCGCCTGCTGCCGGTGGTGGTCGAGGTAGCGAAAGggacggtgcaggagagcccccagcggcgctgacgagctcgtcgatgcggtcgagccagccgtcgtagaggtcgtcgactggacAGTAGCGCAGGAGTTCACGTGCCATGAGCAACGCAGCCTGCACGTCAAGCGTGAGACaacgagccggccggagtcagcgacggggtggcggtgcgtccgtctcaccgcacagaggggtgcagagatgatgcttgctgctcgtttcccgccaggccggtggcagcgttggcagcGGGCAATGGAGAACGGCGGGCAGGTCCGCTGACAggcgccgtctgagcgacgcgagcgaccagggcagcccggcgctcggcgcgggctcggcgagcgtccgccatggacgTGGTGGAGCAGTGGAGCGTGGATCGACGGAAGaaaggcttcagcgcacccctacctggcacgccaaatgtcggattccagattccggcaaacccttgaggttcgaacactggggtgcgcacgaagatctctctctctctctctctctctctctctcgctcgctcccGCAACAATCTCAAGGCCtaactcgacgaacccaaagaacaagagacacgagggtttatactggttcgggccaccgttgtggtgtaataccctactccagtgtggtgtggtggattgccttgtaggctggggatggacagatacaagggatgaacagcctcccgaggagaggtgttcttgagctcggtgagcttgtgcgctgaggatggtctgaatgatccctCGTCTCTAATTAGTTGTCTTTCtacgatggtggctagtcctatttatagaggccctggtcctcttcccaaatattaggcgggaagggatcccacaacggccaatttgaaggggaacagctagtacatgctatcctgacaaaaggtggtcttcgcctgccaaaggctctggtggtcacaccgtcgtgggctccgcagtgacctccgtcctgtcgtcctgctggtcttggtctcgttgcaccaatatggaaacctttacctgatgcctcgggactcctcgcctgcgctttcccctttagcaccaaagaggcaacgagtactctgcgcccgctggcgcccgcctggccttggtcgtcatggctcacgttacgggaacctcgcgaggtgccccttgcatataTCTCTCCattcctcgggagccagcctagggaggctgcccctgaggaggtcttgcatcgtccgtcCCGCGAgactcggcccctcgcgagggtcttgagtgtttgttgatgaagatgggccgtaccaggccgctggagGAGCCACGCCCTGGaccgcaggcaagcaagtctgggcacccccgttcccaggacgctgaCAAAGAGCCCTTGCCATAATTGTTGACGGACCATTATTTCCCATCATCACTTGGCCATTAACACCAGTGATGTAAGATGTGAAATACTCCTTGTGTGATGTGATGTGGAAGGACCCACCTGAATCTACAATCCAACTCATGGCGTCATACGAACAACACTATAGCATTCTTCATCCTCACTGACTATATAGTCCTCATCTGTTGCAGTCATGGCTGAGTTGCTCTCAACCTTTTGCTCAGTTTTCTTTACAAGTTTCCCCTCTGCAAGCTCTCTTTTTTACTTCCTGCACTTGCTCTTTATGTGTCCCGAATTGTGACAATAAAATCAAGTAATATCTATTCTCTGTTTTGACTTTGATCTCCCCGTAGATTTACTTCTGCCTTGCTGAAATCTTGTATTGTTGCGTCCATCGTTCTTGCACCAGAAGAAGAGGCATCACCCTTTTCCTTCTTTCTGGCTTCTTCATTCAGCATACTATTCTTCACCATCTCCAAAGTCAGCTTCCTATCCGGAGCTGAATTGCTAAGTGACACAACAAGTGTATTCCAACTATCATGCATGGAACTCAGCAGCAACAATGCTTGCACCTCATCCTCAAAGTTGATCTTCACGGTTGAGGGCTGATTTATATGGCATTGGAAGACATTCAAGTGCTCAGTTACACTTGTGCCGTCTCGGTACTCAAGCTTTGCAAGTCTTTTGATCACTGGAGCCTTGTTCATTGATGTCTTTCTCTCATACATAGACCCCAACTTCTGCCACATCTCATATGCATTTGTGTCATTTGCAACATGGTGGAATATATTGTGGTTGATGTACAACCGATCATACTTACTGCCTTTCTGTGCAACACTCTCCATTCTTCTTCCGTGACACGAGTGGGTATCTTGTCTTTCACAATTGGCTCATACAAATCCTTTCAATAAAGGATGTCTTCCATCATGGGCTTCCATAATGAGTAATTGGAAGAATCAAGTTCTATCATGCCAGTAGCGCTTTTTTCCAAAGCCATTTTGAGCAACACTCCCAGCAGCAATCAAGCAATTAGGATTGGCAACCTTCTAAGCAACCAAGACTTTGATGCCACTCTGTTGGGAATTAGAACACAAATGCACTTGGGATGAACTGAAAACTGCAGCAAAAACAAAGTAATCTCAGCACCACATCATGTACTAACTCAAGGATCATTGCTTAGTACAGAAAGAAACATATGCAGCAGCATATATGGAGGAAAAATATGTTACCCAGCAGATAAGACGCTCCTCTGATGAGTGTCTTGTGGTAGGAGTAACTTTCTGGACAGCAGCAAGAATCAACAGAGAGATATCAGATTTTTACGTGAAAAACCCTCCAACTTGAGGGAAAAAACCACGGGCCGACGCCACCCAAATCCTTTCGCTATTATCAAATATGGGATACAACAAGTTCTTCTCTAGATAGCACTAGAGGATCGGATACATCAAGATTTTTTAATCTTGGATGAACACAACAAAATTTGGGGATCAAGAGTTAGGGATTGGAACAATCTCATCAAAGATAGTGGATCCGGAGCTTGAAGGAGATAAGTTAGTGGATCTGGACTATCACAACCTTGGGAAGGAGCTTCCTTGTCTTCTTCCTTCAATCTTCATCTCTTTCATTTCTCTAttttttttctcttcttcttcaaTGAAGGCTGGACAGATTTTTATCACTCTTGGTAATGGCTGCTGGATGAAGGGTAAAGTATCTCCATTCTCTCACGTACAAAGTCTAAAATGAGTCTACCCTAGGTCATAACCCTAATGGGTAATACGCTTTTATATCTCTTTAGGCCGATCATTTTCTCATAGCCCACATAATGAGGATATCCAACACATAGGAGTATTTGGGAGGGCGCGAGCTGCCGAGTTCAGCATGTAACGGATCACAGGAGGGAAAAGTATTCTTCCGGGGAAAACTATGCCCTCAGTTCGAGTTGATTTTTTTTTAGGTGAAGTGGGCCGAAGATGCTGACGGGTGACCATCTATCCTTTCAGCTGTTTGACCGCGGGCTAGCACCCCACCCCCGAAGTACGAGTCCACGGCCCACGACCAGCCCCAACAGCCCTTCTCCGCCGAGCCGCCAGCGCCAGCCGGCCGCGCCACCAACCCCCGGGTCCCAACCGCCGACCGGCCACGCCGCAAAAAGAACCCCCCGACCCGCCCCGCTCGCCACTCCGGTACTCCCACCTGCCCCGCGCCGCGCGACCAGCCGTCACGCCACGCCGCCGCTCGCCCCAGCGATGCCGCCACCCTCCCTCCTGCTCTTCCACTGCCGCGCCCCGCTCCCGCACCGCCCACTGCGGATGAGCTCTCCATCGCCGAGCAGGGTCGTCTGCTCCGCCTCCACGGCCGAGGGGTACATCTCCGCGGCGCCGATCCTCCTTCCCGACGGCCCATGGAAGCAGGTGATTAGCTCAACCATTTGGCTGTGCTCGGCGTGGGACTCGTCGTGGGGGCCTTGCCCTCTGAATCTGCTTGCTCTGCTTTGGTGTCGATGCAGGTAGAAGGCGGCGTCACGGCGGCGAAGGGGTTTAAGGCCGCGGGCATCTACGGCGGCCTGCGCGCCAAGGGACAGAAGCCTGACTTGGCGCTTGTTGCTTGCGACGTCGACGCCACCGTCGCCGGTAAGACTACCACGAGCGCTTTCTTCACTAGTACTGAATGCTACAATGGTATGGTAGTCAATTCACAACTAGGGAATTTCTATCAGCGTATGTTCAGTTAGTTGCTCACTATGATGAACAATCGTGAATCATTCTGTTGCTTTCTGATGTAATGTATGATCGGTAACCTATCAGTTAGACTCAGTTCTCATCGTGTTGGGTTCCTTTCAGGATCCTTTACAACAAATGTTGTTGCTGCTGCGCCTGTTCTGTATTGCAAGCGTGTCCTTAGTTCATCCAAAACAGTAAGATAATTCTGCCCCTAGTCTTACCTTGCCAAAACTAAAGAAAAATTGTTCGATGGAAAAATTATGATACACAATAGTAGTGGTCATTCATTGAGGGGTATTAACTGTTATCATTTTGCTGTTTACTAGGCTCGTGCTGTGTTGATTAATGCTGGTCAAGCAAATGCAGCCACTGTAAGTCTTTCTGCCTTTCTGGAGAACTGAATATGATCGCCAGCATCTCTGAACTGTATTTTGGAATGCACTGACTGAACAAGAGCTATTTCTGTAAATAATTGGTCATCAGGGTGATGCAGGATATCAGGACGCAGTGGATAGTGCAGAAGCTGTTGCGAAGGTACCGAACCTGTCCCTCAGATGCCTATGCACTACGCAGCGCATCACTGCTGCTAGTTTGACCAATTATTGCTGTTTCAGCTTTTGAatgtgagcacaaatgacatacTGATCCAGTCCACTGGTGTCATTGGTCAAAGAATAAAAAAGGTACAACAGGTTTTTGCAACAAATCTACACTCGAGTGTTTCATATGAGGTACTCCCTCGGATTCATATTAGTTGTCGCTGCTTTAGTATAACTCTGTACTAAAGTTGTGCTAAAGCAGGGACAATTAATATAGATCAGAGGGAGTGGTAGCTAAGCAACTTGTCTGGCAATACGACACCACACATTGTCTGACCTGTTACAGTTTCCATCTGATGCTTCTGGGTTTTAACAATGCAGGATGCACTTGTAAATTCACTTCCTAGACTTGTGGGCTCTCTGTCTTCATCTACTGAAGGGTATAATTATTATATATAGTCTTGTGAGCAACAATCTGTTTTCTCAAAGCCTCCACAAACGTAAACCTATTGAGATAAAATCACCACTAGGAGCTTAATGATTTGCTATCTTTAAACTATTGTTTTTGTCCTTCCATTACAGTTCAAATTCTTCAGCTGTGGCCATCACAACTACAGACCTTGTTAGCAAGAGTATTGCTGTCCAGATTGAGGTTTGAATTTCTTAATTTACTTGCATGTAGGATTCGTTGGCTTCTATCatgaagtgacatgatcttgaTTATCATCAATTCTTACTAAAAAAAATAGATTGGAGGAGTGCCTATCAAGATAGGAGGAATGGCCAAAGGTTCCGGGATGATTCATCCAAATATGGCGACAATGCTTGGTGTATGTCCCCTCTTTCTGTCTCATTTTATACACTCCTTTTCCCTCTCTCATTTCCTCTCTATAGGCTCAGCGCGAGCTTGATGGTAATATCTTTTATAGGTTCTCACGACCGATGCTCAAGTAAGAAGTGATGTTTGGAGAGAAATGGTCCGGACATCAGTGAGTAGAAGTTTCAACCAAATTACTGTGAGTAACCTCTCTTCTCTCTTATGTTGATCAGTGTGTGCAGCAATTACACAACCTGTAAAGAACTTATGGAGTAAATCAAAATACTTCCATACATATATATTGAAAATCTATCAATataatcttaatgttgtatgaggTTCATATCTAGTAGAATAGTATTGGATACTGATTAGTAGACATGAATTTGTTTTTGCACTGGGGTTTAATTTGATTGGTAATTTGTTTGGAAATATGACTTTGAGAATACATGAGCATTGTTAACTAGTTGGGTTATCTTATGGCCATATGATCTCCTTGATCATGTACCAAAAACTCATAACTGTTTTATCTCATAAATCTGAAGGTGGATGGTGATACAAGTACGAATGACTGTGTTATTGCTATGGCTAGTGGATTATCTGGTTTGTCGGACATCCTCACTCATGATAGCGCTGAAGCTCAACAGCTCCAAGCATGCCTAGATGCAGTAAGTTCCAGTTCCCCAATCCAAGCATGCCTGTGTGTGTGCCATAATATTACTTATAGCAATCTATATAGTTTCAGTTGTACTGTTAAGTAGAAAGAGTCTGACCTATCTTTATGTAGGTAATGCAAGGCCTCGCAAAATCCATAGCATGGGATGGTGAGGGTGCAACCTGCTTAATTGAAGTTAAGTGGATCAGTGGCATAATACTTTTAACACTTTGTATCTTCTGCATCATCAGCCTACTGGGAGTCTGGGACACATTTTCTTGCGAAAATGATGACTTGGGTCTTTACTTTCAGAAAAACAATTTGAGTCATCTGGCAACAGTTTCATGCATTATATCAAAATTCATTTCGTACATTTCCAGTAATATAGCACAATCTTCTAAAGTGCCCTTTTCCTATGCAGGTTACTGTAACTGGTGCAAATAATGAGGCAGACGCAGCTAAAATTGCTCGTTCAGTGGCAGCGTCCTCCTTGGTTAAAGTATGTTATTGTTTACCTGCCATATATTGCAGCCCGGGAGCATACGAGCATTACTAGTTTTCTCTATTGCATTCCTTACCCCAGGAGACCTGAATGATTGGATCATTTTTTGGGCCAGGCTGCTGTATTTGGACGAGACCCGAACTGGGGGCGTATTGCTTGCTCTGTCGGCTATTCAGGGATTCATTTTGATGCAGATCAACTTGATATTTCCCTTGGAGTTATTCCACTAATGAAAAATGGCCAACCACTCCCTTTTGACAGGTTAAAGAAACCTTGACTACATATGATTCTAAATTTACTTGTTTGAGTCACGGTGAATAGAATTGTTGCATAGAATATCTCTAACTCTTAGTGCTATGAGCTAAAACGCCAACTCTTTTTCTTAGATCTGCTGCTAGCAAGTATCTCAAAGATGCTGGTGACATCCATGGTACAGTGAACATTGATGTATCAGTTGGTAAGCTTCCAGCCTCTGTGTTGCACAATTAAAACTGTAGTATGTCCTTGTATGAGAGCTTCATGATGTTCTGCATCTGTCTTCTAGAATACTCTTAGTTCATATTATCTTCTAGAATGCTCTTAGTTCATATTTATGCCCATTAAATTGCTGTATTTGCATTTAATCTTTTCCCATATTCATTTAGTTTCGTGAATTGGTATTGATGTTAAGACAGCTGTGAGGCAGGCTAACGGGGTGTCTTGaatcaaacgaaccctgaaatgAATGCTTTCACAGTCATTGATTCGTGTGAAGGGAAGCTCAGATCGCGCATAACCCAGTTGTTTTTCTTATCCCCGAACAATCTGATACTCTATTTATTCTTTTTTTTGAAGAATACGCTCTATTGATGGTTATATTTTATGAAATTGTGAGACTGTCATTACGATACACATCCATTGTGTCCACAGGGAATGGAGGAGGCACTGGAAAGGCGTGGGGCTGTGACCTAAGTTATAAGTATGTCGAAATAAATGCTGAATACACAACGTGAAATTCGTATTCTCCATGAAAACTGCATTTCTGAATACACATCCGTTGTCTTCATTTGTCTGAGTGCTCTTTCGATGCAACTGCATTTCTGAAAACTGTATCATACCAAAACGATAGTGTGTTGTACCAATAGGTCGAACATGTATTATCTTTTACAAGAACAGTCAGGTTAGTGTTTTGTGACTGGAATAATGCGCTGAAGAATCTGGGGGTACCATGTGAA
This genomic window from Aegilops tauschii subsp. strangulata cultivar AL8/78 chromosome 4, Aet v6.0, whole genome shotgun sequence contains:
- the LOC109766082 gene encoding arginine biosynthesis bifunctional protein ArgJ, chloroplastic; the encoded protein is MPPPSLLLFHCRAPLPHRPLRMSSPSPSRVVCSASTAEGYISAAPILLPDGPWKQVEGGVTAAKGFKAAGIYGGLRAKGQKPDLALVACDVDATVAGSFTTNVVAAAPVLYCKRVLSSSKTARAVLINAGQANAATGDAGYQDAVDSAEAVAKLLNVSTNDILIQSTGVIGQRIKKDALVNSLPRLVGSLSSSTEGSNSSAVAITTTDLVSKSIAVQIEIGGVPIKIGGMAKGSGMIHPNMATMLGVLTTDAQVRSDVWREMVRTSVSRSFNQITVDGDTSTNDCVIAMASGLSGLSDILTHDSAEAQQLQACLDAVMQGLAKSIAWDGEGATCLIEVTVTGANNEADAAKIARSVAASSLVKAAVFGRDPNWGRIACSVGYSGIHFDADQLDISLGVIPLMKNGQPLPFDRSAASKYLKDAGDIHGTVNIDVSVGNGGGTGKAWGCDLSYKYVEINAEYTT